The DNA region TAGCAGCAGCTATACTGGGGTCTCAGATGGTGAAATTTACTATTGTGTTGCACACAATGAATATGGCTTTCATAACTCCTCTGAAATTGAAGTGTCTTTCACAGGTAATGTTTTTACATTGTTATAACATTACAATTAAACGTACACTATGTAGTTTTTgctcccatctagtggttaaatttgattttgcatgcacgctctagcgccacgcgtttttaaatgtgcgttgcaagatggctagaactacgggaagttgaatgggtcgagattcattcaagatgtcttctaccacttcatcgagttttctttccagtgatgatgtaagctattctaaagttctttgaataatttgtatgatcatgtatgagtaattactcctcgagcaacatagtgacttacgttgtcatgcttatattgtttttacattagcttactatcgtaatattagcatagtagcagctaacaacttgacatgacagtataggctaatgcttgtaTTGCTCTAAAGGCATGAACTATGTCACTAAGTGCAGTGCTTGTCTGTAGGTTAAGTATTAAccgtcttcacgctgcttctctgtgcacgcgaaatgcaaaaacgcgtttttccctagcggtagtgtttagcggtagcggtagtgttttatgtccctctcggcagttcatatttttctatacaccggaaagacatggaagacttcctgtgaacgtccctttcaatgtaaatgccgggAAGTAATTCTTCGGCCAGCAGGACGagtcagatcattggcatatgttattttacaccaaagagggtctatttatgaatgaagacgttgacttgaggtactaaaacacttaaaatcctacataatgtacctttaacATAGAACATTTAAGAAACACATTTTCTTAAAATGCTATTTCTAAGTAATTTGGACATTTACATACAGGTCTGTGTGAATTAATTTAGGTTGATTTGCTTATAATCACATTGTAACTTGTAAATGTACTGAACATACaatttatgtttatttgtacgtgtgtgtgtgtgtgtgtgtgtgtgtgtgtgtgtgtgtgtgtgtgtgtgtgtgtgtgtgtgtgtgtgtgtgtgtgtccgtgtatatGCTGGGACTAATGGACTGATGTTTCTTGCTTTGCAGCCCTACTTCAGCAGACAGGTGTACCAGGAGGAGTGTTTGCAGCCTTGGGGATCATACTAGTTGTAGCTGTAATAGTGGTCCTTGTATTTGTGCGCAGGTGGGTGTCTAAGCACAggctttgttgttttttaaatatgcTCAATTCCTGGACTAAactgttttaaatgtgtgtgtttttttatgttctAAAGAAGAGGGAAAGGTTTATCCACCACTGAGAACACAAGTGCAATGGTGGAACACAGACAGGTGTGTATGTTGGTTAATGCCACTCCATCAGCGTAGGCTGTTGTGCATTCATACTGTATTCCGCCGATTACATCACTTTGTACATCAACGATCTTTGTTTCTGTGTCTCAAAACCTCTAGGGAGAAGAGCCCAGTCCTGTGTATGAAGACGCGTCTGCAGTGCTGTTGACGTCTAACCAAGAAGACAGAGTGGACTCAGGAAGAGATCGAGTGGACtcaggaggagatggagtggtctcaggaggagatggagtggtctcaggaggagatggagtggTCTCAGCAGATCACGTGAACTCAGGAGGAGATTCAGTGGTTTCAGGAGGAGACCAAGTGGATGCAGGAGGAGATGAAGATGACGTTCAGTACGCCAGTGTCCAGTTCAAGCCCAAAAACAAGGACGCGGCTCCGGACTCTCCAGCTGTGCAGCTTCAAGAGAagaaggtggaggaagaggagtctgCATACGCCTCGGTGAAGTTCCGTTCTCCCTCCCGTGATGTCAACCAGTGAGTAAACGAGCGTGGAGCTTAATGTTCAGTTTTGTCTCGTGACCTCACCAGGCTGTTCACTGTGGGTGCCTcgcaacatctctcctcgatcctcgatgctcgatccgcaaggggcgttcccactgatctataactggatagactatcccattgttgccgccccatcattctttatctagatcagtgaggacgacgatcgaggaaggaagggagggtgtattaaagcccaaatgagaggcacccaacgTGTAGTCATGCGCTCTAGCTAAGGCCTCGTGTTACCAAATGTGTGTCCCCCAAAAACATCATATAATACGCTATAGCTTTTATTGATGAATGATGGCTGTGCTGGTGTTGGGGATTTTAGGGCTAGTCTTTTGGCTGTTACCACCAAGctactctctgtctttctgccaCAACCCCCATTGTTGATGGACTTAAGATATTGTCAGCCAGCTAGATAACTGAGGATAGTACTCATGATAAAAATTATGCTTTCAGAGACGAGGATGATACTGCAATCTACAGCATTGTCAACAAACCCAGAAGCTGATCACAAAGGCCCAGATCATGCCCCAAAAAGGCTTGTAGCACCTTGAGATTTCAAGATATGTGCCATTTTCTTTCTGTatccaaaactcatttttacattatgagtattattattagtattattattgaaGTCATTAGTCTTGTTTGCGGTGTATACAAGAACAGTTTTCaacatttttaatttaattgattttacattgtgtgtgagttgtaTTTTACAAACTTGCTGTGCTTCTTGTTGGCCACATATTGTTCAATTGTCATACATTCTTGATGAATGCAAAGTCTGCATTACATAAGTTGCTATTTCATCAAGATGACTTGAAGTGACATAGACAAAAATAATGCACATTTATTGTAGTTTATGTTTTCATCATGACGATACATGTTGACATCATGTTGTTGTGTCCCTCAAATTAATATATTGCATCATACCCATGTGTGTAGAAGATATTTACTAAAAACTACACAATAAACACATGTATTGTTTGATTAttgtttgtatatttatttcaaaataGTCAGATTTTACAGAAAGTATCattattgactgattgattgccTTGTACCTTCATTTATCCATAGCCTTAACCAACAGAGACATCATGTACCTCTATGGTAAATGGGGGTCTATGGTCTTGAGCATCTGTTTATCTTTGTGCAGCCCTTTTGTCAATACTGCCTCATGACAAGGCAGTAGGCTAGTGCTGTTCTACCAGTGAATAATTAGCTGCTCAACAAATTAAATAGCCTTTCCATTATACCGTGTGCCTTTCCTGCAGCTGAAAACTAGCCTGGCAAACCAAACTAtattttttgccgctagggtgcgtctagatttctaggctagctaGCTTCTTTTTGCAATGATAACTGATAGCGTAAACATAGACCACTGATAATAAGTGTGGAGCAAAAGTGAAGAATCTTTTCGTGGAGAGCTACATTGagctacttggttgataaagGCTGTATTGAGCTGGCCGATGGCTGTTGGGTGGAGGGTCATATGGACTTTTCCAGAACATCCTGATTGACAGTCAGGCCCTTGGATAAGGATACATACCCTTCTttagtctgtgtgcatgcagtaGTAGTCCCATCTGACaccgttagcctagcttagcacaaTTAAAGGGAATACAAGAGCTATCTTAAATGGCTCCCTTTTAGTTATaggctaactatgctaactggTGAAACACTCCAGTGAATTGATTAAAAACAATAACTTTGATTTGTACTACTTAGAACAAATGGCACATCACAAGCAGAGATTTTAACTAACACAAGACTAAGACATGAAACATGAAGTATAACATAATAACATGGGTGTATACTTCAAAGGACACACTTGTGAGAGGCTATGTCACTATACCTTTGTCATCGTCAATTGACATGAAATGAAAGTACTGCTCAATAAATACGGAGCTGCATAATGAAGGGGATGAACTCTAAAAATGTTACAGCGAAAGTCTTACAATGAAACAGACTGCAGCCAGAATTAACTCAAGTCTCACTCTGACTCATATCAAGAGAGGAACAACTCGAGTTTCAGCACAAATTCACATTTTCAGCTCACTCTATCCAAGGGTTGATGAACCCTTTACAGTACATTGAGACAGTACATTACAGTAACCACACACAAGTTTCCAAGGCACTAAAAATAGACAATATGTCCAGGTCAACAAGTATCTGTAGGTTCAGCCCTGACACTTTAATGTGCATGGGCAAGTTTAGTGTCATGTGCGTTCACACAGATTACACCCTGCTCTTAGAAAGGCATGTGGAAACAGTTTGTAAGTATGcactttatgtacagtatgcatgcatatgtgcagTATGTATGTTTGGTCTATATACATAATGTCCTTGTGTCTATTTATCTCTGTGTATGTATTGAATTAGAACAGCTAAAGTGTGATCTAATGGCAGGGATGCCGCTAGAAACGTTGGgttatatgaaaaaaaaattcatTTTGAACCCTAATGCTTGGGAGACATACCCTCTCAgttgaaaaaaagaggaaaagtaTTTTTTATCTTCATTTTATCTCACACCTGGCTGACCTGAGGAGACGTCTGTGTTTGGTGCACAACATGTACGAATATTACTGATCCCTTTTAACATCTATTAGCGTAAAACCACACACATTTCCGAAGTGCTAAGAAGCGCTCTGTCTTCTCGCCAAGTATCTGACATTTCTACTTCCCTAGGAGACTGCTGTACGTCTGTGTTTGGTGCACAACATGTACAAATATTACTGATCTCTTTTAACCTCTATTAGcataaaaccacacacatttccaaagtGCCCTGTCTTCTTGCCAAGTATCTGACATTTCTACTTCACTAAGTGGCTGTGGGGTCCACCCTAACACTCTCATTTTCTAGTGTCTTGAGTTTGGGCCCTATGCTTAGCAAGGCGTGTAAACAGTTTATAGGTCTGCACTTTATTACTGTaactgtatgcatgcatgtgcagcatgtgaaagtatgtgtgcatgtatgcatgtgtttgtgtgtgtgtgtgtgtgtgtgtgtgtgtgtgtgtgtgtgtgtgtgtgtgtgtttgtatgtgtgtgtgtttaaacagaGCCCTACTGAGATTGCGGtgcagcgtgagtgtgtgtgtgtgtgtgtgtgtgtgtgtgtgtgttttggggagggggggttgctgGCTTTTGGGAGGCCTCTTCCTTTATAAATGcacgtatgtactgtatgtatactgcATTTATATGGTGTCGGTTGTGTAGTGGTTAGGATACTTGACTTCCAAATGGAACACGATAACATTATGAGTTGGATCCCAGCGGTGACCACTTTTGTACCCTTGATCAAGATGCTTAACCTGGAGTTGCTCCTTGTCCCTGTAATTAGTTCACTGTAAGTTGCTCTAAGTAAGTCATCTAAAGAACAGTAAATTAAAGTCAATGTAAATAATGTACACGTTTGTCACTCCTGAATGGCTGGCCTGCAGAACTGAGGAGGCTGTTGTGTATGTCTGGGCTCTGCGGCACAACGTGTAAAGCCCCCACCCAACCTCGTAACGTTACGCGCCGATGACAGCGTGTTGGGCACAgctgagaaaaagaggaaacgCTCTCGATTCAGGCCATTATggcacctcccctcctctcccctcgctGGCCTCGACCACAACTTGAAATCTTCACACTCAGCGACATCAACCCCCAGCAGTGCGCGTGTGTTCTGAGAAAGCAGAAGtgtctcctctgctgctgctgctgctggtaagTACATGCACGATGCATTTGGATTATAGTCAactttcttgctgtttttttcttttcttcgtTGTTGAGACACAGTGAACTACTTTAACATCAGCTCTCACATGAGTTGACGTGTGATGGCAAAAGGGGGAAATAAACAGGGATCTTCTTAGTGTGTTTTTACACTTTTTACACCTGAGGGATCAGATGTTTATACTTTTTATCCAtatttaatttttattttttttgtatacaTTTCTTAGGTTTTATAATCATGCATGGATCTGTCATCATGCATGTCAACTCACTGGTATGCATGATATTCCTATCAGGTATGAAATATATGTAGTATGTTGTATTGTGTATGCATTCAGAAGTGCATTCTGTTGATTTGAAAATTTCCCTCTGGAAAATATTGAAATTGCCGTCCTATCACTTTGAATGATTACTCACCGTGTACAAACTCATCCAGTTAAGAATACTTTTTCTCCAATCAGAAATCAATACATAGTTAGACCACACCTAACcgttgcataaaacactgttatAAGCAACAATAGAAAGCTGTGTGTCATAAGTTTCCTTCCTTTGATGATGTTTctgatatgatttttttttcttctgatgACAGTGATCCCAGGCGTTTGGAGTCAGGACCTCTACTCTGTGACCTACCCCTCTAAGAGTGTCTGTGCTTTAGAGAACTCCTCGGTAACCCTTCGCTGCTCTTACAACGATGGACCTTACGGTACCAAAACAGGCTACTGGTATAAAGAGAGGATCCTTAATGGGGACCCAAAGGATCTGAGACAGACACCAGAGTACAAAGATCGAGTGTGGATGCCTCGTTCCGAGAATGGCTGTGGTCTTAACATACGAGCAATTAGAGATAGTGACTCTGGTGTTTACTATTACGGATTTAAAGCATGGGAATATAGACAGACAACAACAGCATGGATTCACGGCTCGCCCGGGACTAATGTCACTGTCTTGAAAGGTGAGGAAGAAACTTCCTTTTGAATGAAATAATTAGTTATTCACAGCTGCACAtactgcaccttgaccgggacAACAAGGCCGCACTCCCCCTTAGGACAATtgtattaccctatcccacccatagcatctatttatttttgttaatgtgcatactgtatttattcttagCCTTTATATTCCTACTGTTTTttctatgttattgttgagtgttgcacTTGAGAgtaaagattaaccggagtcaaattccttgtatgtttacgcaaacctggcctaTAAAGCTGATTCCGATTCTTTCCCCTCAGAGGTTCAGCTGGAGGTGGATCGTACGTCAGTCACACAAAGGATAAAGATAACCTGCGCCACGTCCTGTAGGCTGCCCGCTACTGCTTACTACCTCTGGTACAGGAATGGAAAATATCTAAAGTACACTGAGGAGCCTTCCACTTACATAGACTCAGCCAGTGACTCTGGGAGTAAGGGTAGTTACCGGTGTGTGGTCCAAGCTGGTGGCTATAGACTGACATcttctgatgtgtgtgagtgttgctcTTTCTTGCGGTTTAGTCTTGAGCATTTGAAATAGAGCagttttgatgtacagtatgtacataccaAGGGGAAGATTTGTATGATAATATACATTACATAATAAGGGATTTGTCTCAAGTTTCTGTAGTATCACAGAGGTGAAAGCTATTCCATCTGGCACATATGATCAGTCTGAAGTGCACTGTCTATAGTTGATTGAACGTTtgcattagcctatactgtatgtctctgatGGCACTGCAGGTGTTTCTGGCCCGGACTGCTGgggcaaggcacctaacccctcactgctccccaagcgccgctggttgggcaggcagctcactgctctgggttagtgtgtgattcacctcactgtgtgtgtgctgtgtgtgttcactaatttggttaaattgggttaaatgcagagaaacgaatttccctcacgggatcaaaaaagtatatattctattctattctattctatacccACGGCTGTGGTTTGATCAAACTAGGCCtacaataaatatattatgtattgtATATTGTAAGTGAAACAAGTTTGCTAAATAATTCTTATTTCATGCAGATGCACCAAGAAATGTCTCAGTATCACTGAGTCTTTCTGGTTATATCATGGAAGGAAGATCCATGACTTTGACTTGCAacagtgatgccaacccaccagCAACCTACACCTGGTAtaggggggaagggggtgaaACCTTTTTCATGGAATCAGGACAGCAATGGAACATCAGTAACATCAGCTCAGAATTTAGCGGGCATTACCGCTGTAAAGCACAGAACAGTATTGGACACAATGATTCCAAACCATTTCTGCTGGACGTTTATTGTGGGTATTGTTTACTTGTAAACATCTCTCATAAAGCACTGTGTATCTGTTAGGAGGCTTATGAACCTTATCTCACTTTTCCAACTAGACGGCCCAAAGAACACGTCTGTATTAATCACTCCTTCTGGTGACATAGTGGAGGGTGAttcagtgactctgacctgcagcagtgatgccaacccaccagtgCACAGCTACACCTGGTACAAGATCAGCAGAGTCAACGCTTCATTAGGATCAGAGCAGAAACACTTCATGACCAACATCAGCTCTGGAGACATGGGCCAGTACTACTGTGAAGTGGCAAACACAGTTGGAACCAGTAACTCTGCAGTGCAACTTGTGAATGTTTTCTGTGAGTATAGACACATTATTTGTCCTTACATTGAAATGTGTCTGAacttaaatatattttaatcaAAATATATGACCTAACCCACCATGATTTCTCACCCTGTaggctattttcttttttcaactttcatctttttttttttcaactagATTCCCCCAagaacacaagcgtgattgttAGTTCCTCAGGTGAGGGGAGATCAGTGACTCTCACCTGTACGGCTGACGCCAACCCCCcagtacacacatactcctGGTACAGGAAGACCAGCAGTGGTTCTGTTCTGATGGACACAGGGAATAGCAGCAGCTATACTGGGGTCTCAGATGGTGATAGTTACTATTGTGCAGTACACAATGAATATGGCTCTCATAACTCCTCTGAAATTGAAGTGTCTTTCACAGGTAATGTTTTTACATTGTTATAACATTACAATTAACATAAGTAATGCAtttacttaaagcaacactgaagaGTTTTTTATACctgaaaataatgtttccaaaatcatttcagtggttcatcaactcataaaaGGGTGAACATCActccctctatcggctataaccacactatggAAGTTTGGGTAGCGATTGGGTAGCCAGATCGGGTAGTGGATCTGTAGGTCAAAGAAATGAGACATACGAAACTACAAatctgacttgcttcgatgtcgctaTACACCATACTTTCGCAAAATCATGCAATATACTCTACCTTGTTTGTGGACATTGTTATGTGCTTGATAAACAACAGCATGCttgcgacagaggaaaaaggcttcagtgttgctttaaaatgttTATTCTTAGTCATTTGGACATTCACATAAAGGCCTGTGTAAATATTGAAGTTGACTTGATTTTAATATCATTATTACTGCTCATACTGTAATGTAACTCTAAGGAAAACAGTGTACTGTAATTGACGATACAGAAGCcctgaaatatacagtatgtgtttgtttagtacatgcacgtgtgtgtgtgtgtgtgtgtgtgtgtgtgtgtgtgtgtgtgtgtgtgtgtgtgtgtgtgtgtgtgtgtgtgtgtgtgtgtgtgtgtgtgtgtgtgtgtgtgtgtgtgggcgcatgcACGAAAAAATTGACAGATGTTTTCTTGCTATGCAGACATAAATCCGAAGTCTGGACTATTTGTAGCTCTGAGGATCATTCCGTTTGTGCCGATGATAGCGGTGCTTGTGTTGGTGTGCAGGTGAGTGCAGCACAATCATTGGATTTGTTGTGTGGAATGTACCCAATTACATTCTTGTACTAAACCCATTTAATGTTGTACATTTCTGTTGTTCTAAAGAACATGCAAAGGTGTATACATCATCAAGAACACAAGCACAGTGGTGGATGACAGAAAGGTGTGTTGGTTAGCTGTTGGTTAATGACACTCCAGCAGAGTTGTGCATTCATACTATAGGCCTCTGATTACATCATATTAATTTGATTTGAAGAGTATGGCTTGCTCTTAATCCACAATTATTTTTGTACATTCCATTTGTCTTTATTTCTGTCTCAAAACCTCTAGGGGGAAGACCCCAGTGCTGTGTATGAAGACGTTTCTGCACTTTGATTATTCCACATTCCATCCTGTCATGTTCCAATCAGTGAGTGAATGAGCATGGAGAATGATGTtcagttgtttttttatgtcacaTGGTGGTTATTCATGTAGTGTATGTCACCCCATGGTTgccattttttatattttctgcACAAAAACAAATCCCCACTGTAGCATTACTTTCTGTTATAGTGTCACTTACAATTTGAGTTGCTTTGATAACAACCCCAAAACCTTGAGTCTTCGCCAGTAATGTTCACAATGGTGAATGTTGAAGGTGTAATTGGATAGAGGGCTACATCAACGATAAAGAAGCTTAACAATGGTCCAAACATCTTGCTTTATTTTGGCAAACCACGGCTGGCGTCATTGGTAAGAACTGCAGTCTGGTACACAGCAACTCATTAGTTGCTTCACTCAAAGCAATTTTCCAAACTTCCTCCCACCTTAGCCGTGTTTGCACAGAAATCATTAAAAATGGCGGCAACATTATTTCATTTCGTATGCTATGTAGCTTCTATTGGTGAATGATGgctgtgctggtgttggtgattGTAATTTTAGTCTTTTGGATGTTTACTTGTGCACAAACCTTCAGGCTGTGCATTTCACAACCCTGTTAACAAACAATTTGCCAGTGAATAAGCAAAGCCGAAGGTATAGTTAGCCTCAGCAAGAGACTAATTTTGAACATAGACAGAATGAATTAATTCTGTCCTTTTTTTAAGTGGCATTTTACAAACTTGCTGTGCTTCCTGTATGCGGTTTCATGAATAATTCTTGTTGTCGAtgatgcgtgtgcatgtgtttgtgtttttattagaGTTGTGTCTCAAATGCATACCTTGTACCATATAAAGGATAGTacattttatacaacaatttgGTCTAGTTcattcatttctgattggatgagaGGTATTCCAGAAATGGGATATGCCAGGACTCAAGCTCTTCACTGTTAAATCACTCCGACCGGCATTAAAGTTCCATGAATTCAGAACAAGAGAGCAGCTATTTAATTActtcatttcattacatttgACAGTCATTGAGAAATCTTTGACAAATTGGATGGCCATGGTCTTTTGGacctcagatggcactgcattaAAACCTCATTGCCTATTAGCACAGTTTGATGCTCCAttaacaaatgaacaaatgctAATGTAAACTCTACAATGCAAAGAATGAATCCCATGTAGACATGATACAGAATTGCCACCATCTTCTCTGGGCCTGACCTGCATTTTAAAGTGGGCTGAGGTAACGTGGAAAATGGTCCTGTGGATAGACCAATCAAAATGGGTCATTCTTTATGGAAATCATGGACTCTGTTGGCCTGGCCACGCCTTTCAGGGAGATACTAATCTGGAACGCCATAGTTCACTAACACCCACATCGGTCGACAGATTACCTGCTGACTCAGACGAGAGGGGATATAgtatattaggcctactgtatacagtattgcatttatcccaatccgtgaattagtgaacagcACCGTGAGGAGAAGCActcactaacccggagcagtgagctgcttgCTCAACAGCGGCGTTCGGGGAGTAGTGAGGGCTTAGGTtagctcaagggcacttcagccgtgaaTGTGGGCGTGCAGGAGAGCAACCACTTTTTGATAGTCAAATCCAATGGAGGCTAatggaaggggcgggacttaggCTCCCTATAGATTCACTCTGCACCAAATGAATGGTGCATATTATTTTTGTGGACAATACCGTAAACTAATCCACCAATAGAATTAATTGGGTAtgtgctgattggctaaaaAGGTGTCTTTCATTTGCAGGCATAACAGGCAGACACCTGACTGTGATTGGCCATGTTACGTATGGAAAGAGGCGTTCAAGAGGTGTTCAAACACCATCTCTAGAATAAAATCTTGCTGCCAAAGGAATAAACTTCAGAATATGCACATCTCCTCACCAAAGGCCTGGTTGACCATGACATTGACACATTGACACATGACATTTTCCAAATCTCCATAGGGGTCTTTAGAGTAGATACAAAACTACTGTTTGGCATCTTTTTAGGACACTGCCCTAACTTACCCTTTGCCATCATCAATTGAATTACAACTTGAGTATCAACTGATCAGTGATTAGGAAGCTGTACGTCTGATGTCAAAGGGAATGAACACACAAAATTGTTCTTACATCGAAATAGACAGCAACCTGAATGCACCCAAGTCACTCATATCAAGAGAGGAACAAGTTATCAAGGAAGAACATATCAAGTTTCAGTGCAAATTCACACTTTCATCTCAGTATCCGAGGGTTGATGAACCCATATTGCTGTAACATATATCATCACACAAGTTTCAGAAGTGCTAAAAACAGTTGATATTTCCACGTCAGCAAGTGGTTGTGGGTCCTGCCCTGACCCTGTTATGTACATTTGCAAGTTTATCATGTGTTTTCACACAGATGACGCCCTGGATGTGGGAACAGCTTGTATGTGTGCACTTAATGTGcagcatgcatgcttgtgtttgCAGTAGAAATGTATGCGTAAGCCTTTTACAATAGCATTTTCAAGGGGAACTCTGGCCCTATTTAACATACACGTAGGGCTCTGGTGCTCGAGGTCACTGAGTACAGTCAGTAGGAGAAACTAAAAGAACAATGCTACATACGTACAGTAGCTTTACTGTAGCCAGCACGACCAGGCAGTAACGAAGCAATGTTTTGGGGGcatcttttatttgttttttgtttagtttgtaCCTCTCAAAATGACTCAAAATGTCATTACAACGCTGTCCAACATCAACAGGTTCCAGCAGGAGACAATACAATGCATGTTTAACTAAGTAATTGTGAAGTAAGCTATAAAAGTTTAGATCTAGTGCTAGGACTTTCCAGTGAAGTGACTGAAGGAAACAGAAGTATGTGAATTGTGACtgcctttgtgtttgtgaaagtaTCTCACACTGTGGCATAATTTAAAAAGTCCACAAATAAAACCTGCAGTAACATCGCTTCCTGTTGACCAGACTGAGTGAATGAACACTCTGTTCCCCTCCTCCACCGTCTGAAGTGTTGAACTGCCCTGTTCACTGTGGTTAGAGTTGTGAGCCATGTTCTCTTCACCACAAACTAATAGAAATTGAGGAAGCACAGACATCACCAGCTCAGCTCCAATAAATAAGAACACCGCGTCCTCACAGACTTTAGGCCTAACAAAACATGTACAACTAATTACATTAATTATTCCTCAATTACAAGCTAAGACTTATAAAAGTGAAAATATGAATGCTAGGAACTCAGAGGgcagaatttttatttttttttccaaaaatgaTTTGTTCAGTCAGTCTTAAAAAACTAGACGCACACAGTGAAGCTAAAAGTGCTAATTAGTACATACATGCTGCTGTCCCACTTGTGCTCAGCAATGCTAAACACATGAGATGGTGTTGTATGAAATAAT from Sardina pilchardus chromosome 1, fSarPil1.1, whole genome shotgun sequence includes:
- the LOC134090080 gene encoding B-cell receptor CD22-like — protein: MHGSVIMHVNSLVCMIFLSVIPGVWSQDLYSVTYPSKSVCALENSSVTLRCSYNDGPYGTKTGYWYKERILNGDPKDLRQTPEYKDRVWMPRSENGCGLNIRAIRDSDSGVYYYGFKAWEYRQTTTAWIHGSPGTNVTVLKEVQLEVDRTSVTQRIKITCATSCRLPATAYYLWYRNGKYLKYTEEPSTYIDSASDSGSKGSYRCVVQAGGYRLTSSDVCVSGPDCWGKAPNPSLLPKRRWLGRQLTALDAPRNVSVSLSLSGYIMEGRSMTLTCNSDANPPATYTWYRGEGGETFFMESGQQWNISNISSEFSGHYRCKAQNSIGHNDSKPFLLDVYYGPKNTSVLITPSGDIVEGDSVTLTCSSDANPPVHSYTWYKISRVNASLGSEQKHFMTNISSGDMGQYYCEVANTVGTSNSAVQLVNVFYSPKNTSVIVSSSGEGRSVTLTCTADANPPVHTYSWYRKTSSGSVLMDTGNSSSYTGVSDGDSYYCAVHNEYGSHNSSEIEVSFTDINPKSGLFVALRIIPFVPMIAVLVLVCRTCKGVYIIKNTSTVVDDRKGEDPSAVYEDVSAL